One region of Quercus lobata isolate SW786 chromosome 2, ValleyOak3.0 Primary Assembly, whole genome shotgun sequence genomic DNA includes:
- the LOC115978053 gene encoding uncharacterized protein LOC115978053, which translates to MGVLTNKIEREDLKPGDHIYSYRLAYTYSHHGIYVDAGNVIHFTRGEGQETGTGTVLDRFIGSSLPQQCPLDDPCSICDDQSKGDGVISSCIDCFLSGGDLYLYEYDVTRKFFLAKPRGGTCTLASSESPDQVIHRAFYFLRKGFGVYDVIKNNCEDFALCCKTGLRVIPTVGQSGQASSFQAAASAGGVILSATVSMARSSILGVAGLAASCGTYCVKRYINDIGVRRDVMNVVLEEET; encoded by the exons ATGGGAGTGTTGACAAACAAGATCGAGAGGGAGGATCTAAAACCTGGGGATCATATCTACTCTTATAGACTCGCCTATACCTACTCCCACCACG GGATATATGTCGATGCGGGAAATGTTATCCACTTTACTCGGGGAGAAGGCCAGGAAACTGGTACAGGAACTGTGTTAGACCGCTTCATTGGGAGCTCATTACCTCAACAATGTCCTTTGGACGATCCATGCTCAATATGTGATGATCAATCAAAGGGTGATGGGGTCATCTCTTCTTGTATAGATTGTTTTCTTTCAGGTGGAGATCTCTACCTCTATGAGTATGATGTCACACGAAAATTCTTTCTTGCCAAACCTCGTGGAGGTACTTGCACTCTTGCTTCATCCGAGTCACCCGACCAAGTTATTCATCGTGCCTTTTATTTCCTCCGGAAGGGCTTTGGTGTCTATGATGTTATCAAGAACAACTGTGAAGACTTTGCATTATGCTGCAAAACAGGCTTGCGAGTAATTCCTACTGTTGGCCAGAGTGGGCAGGCATCATCCTTTCAAGCTGCTGCTAGTGCTGGTGGTGTTATCCTTTCTGCTACTGTTAGCATGGCCCGTTCTTCAATACTTGGTGTTGCCGGTCTGGCGGCAAGTTGTGGCACATACTGTGTCAAACGTTATATTAATGATAT